From Lytechinus pictus isolate F3 Inbred chromosome 6, Lp3.0, whole genome shotgun sequence, the proteins below share one genomic window:
- the LOC135154364 gene encoding uncharacterized protein LOC135154364, translating to MKCNELIDALKAHSFDWTKHIIVQSQDQSLDHDAPSCLQRLENWTKGDTGSWSYLFLGLQEIERPELAQKFAQEVSSDVITRLRSIPTSGEEKRSRKKRRAGNKDQLQTRPKPGTQDGLQGENTQMTSRGNSERRSNAGRTHVKRKRLGKQDTGLDTQENEGATPLELVNAGERGGVTRRQRKGRQKGGAKRRRMTGKMRGRSNRRRKRQRGRRPSP from the exons atga AATGCAATGAGCTGATTGACGCATTGAAGGCCCACTCTTTTGACTGGACCAAGCATATTATAGTCCAATCCCAAGACCAGTCCCTGGACCATGACGCTCCATCATGTCTTCAGAGACTGGAAAATTGGACCAAGGGAGACACTGGATCTTGGTCCTATCTTTTTCTTGGTCTTCAAGAGATAGAACGACCCGAGTTGGCCCAAA AGTTTGCGCAAGAAGTGTCCAGTGACGTCATCACGAGATTAAGATCGATACCCACTTCCGGTGAAGAGAAGAGGAGTCGAAAGAAGCGAAGGGCTGGGAACAAGGACCAGCTTCAGACCAGGCCCAAGCCCGGGACCCAGGACGGGCTCCAGGGGGAGAACACTCAGATGACGAGTAGGGGAAATTCGGAGAGGAGAAGTAATGCTGGAAGAACGCATGTCAAGAGGAAAAGATTAGGAAAGCAAGATACGGGATTAGACACGCAAGAGAATGAAGGAGCCACGCCATTAGAATTAGTCAATgcgggagagaggggaggagtCACAAGAAGACAGAGAAAGGGGAGGCAGAAGGGCGGAGCTAAGAGGAGGAGGATGACGGGGAAGATGAGAGGGAGGAGCAATCGGAGAAGGAAAAGACAACGGGGTCGTAGACCCAGTCCATAG